The following coding sequences lie in one Pelobacter seleniigenes DSM 18267 genomic window:
- a CDS encoding branched-chain amino acid ABC transporter permease — translation MDYFLELFFGGLTRGSIYALIALGYTMVYGIIQLINFAHGEIYMIGAFVALIVAGVCTIYGLSGVSILILAGIVAVIYASAYGYTLEKIAYRPLRDAPRLSPLISAIGMSIFLQNYVLLAQTPDFLPFPRLIPEFAFMEPVAYILGSPELVILVTTLVTMILLTLLIKKTKIGKAMRATQQDMNMARLVGVSVDRIISLTFVIGSALAAIGGVLVASYIGQVNFYIGFLAGVKAFTAAVLGGIGSISGAVLGGLILGWAESFAAGYISSDYEDVFTFGLLVLILILRPSGILGKSTKQKV, via the coding sequence ATGGACTATTTTTTGGAACTGTTCTTCGGGGGGCTGACACGGGGTAGCATTTATGCCCTGATCGCTTTGGGATATACCATGGTTTACGGTATCATCCAGTTGATCAATTTCGCTCACGGCGAAATCTATATGATCGGGGCCTTTGTCGCGCTTATCGTAGCCGGTGTCTGTACTATTTATGGCCTCAGCGGGGTGTCTATTCTGATCCTGGCCGGGATTGTCGCAGTCATCTATGCCAGTGCCTACGGCTATACCCTTGAGAAAATCGCTTATCGGCCATTACGGGATGCACCGCGGTTGTCACCGCTGATCAGTGCCATCGGCATGTCGATCTTCCTGCAGAACTATGTCCTGCTTGCCCAGACTCCTGATTTTCTGCCTTTCCCACGGTTGATTCCCGAATTCGCTTTTATGGAACCGGTCGCCTATATTCTCGGTTCGCCGGAACTGGTCATTCTGGTCACCACGCTGGTGACCATGATCCTGCTGACCCTGCTGATCAAAAAAACCAAGATCGGCAAGGCGATGCGAGCAACTCAGCAGGATATGAATATGGCGCGCTTGGTCGGGGTGAGTGTCGACCGCATCATTTCCCTGACTTTTGTGATCGGGTCGGCTCTGGCGGCCATCGGCGGGGTGCTGGTTGCCTCCTACATTGGCCAGGTCAATTTTTATATCGGCTTTTTGGCCGGGGTCAAAGCCTTCACCGCAGCGGTGCTCGGCGGCATCGGTTCCATCTCCGGCGCCGTGCTCGGCGGCCTGATCCTGGGCTGGGCGGAAAGTTTTGCAGCAGGGTATATCTCCAGTGACTATGAGGATGTTTTTACCTTCGGGCTACTGGTTCTGATCCTGATCCTGCGTCCTTCCGGAATCCTCGGTAAATCCACCAAGCAGAAAGTTTAA
- a CDS encoding ABC transporter permease subunit, translating to MQNLKQSILVSVWFVFLTFPLMVVRVNTMDNIVVWRWESLVWVAYEAFVLSYFWRFLMQRKAVREKALAANDNLVELIKNDSLVQNNFIFVLLVLLQIVPAFFYSFVLPWSYLFGFFLLAFLLAVGIRKYQYRKGLGSFARVDEAVSDKPRLNLLENHSFRIRAQLVILTISLIFPLVVDTYQSNIMISALIYVVLGLGLNISVGLAGLLDLGYVAFFGVGAYSYALLNHHFGLGFWVTLPIGGLLGCLFGVLLGFPILRLRGDYLAIVTLGFGMIFKVVMENWDALSFGPSGIANIDKPGLFGIDMDLAGSTVYIYYIMIALVVFTIIVTNRLKNSRIGRAWIALREDEIACVAMGIDMARTKLSAYALGAFWAGMVGVLFAAKTTFINPASFTFMESAIILSIVVLGGMGSILGVILGAFILILLPEYLRAFSEYRMLVFGASMTLMMIFRPQGLISNLRQTYQYKGSKEMSDNG from the coding sequence GTGCAGAATTTGAAACAATCAATTTTGGTTTCGGTGTGGTTTGTCTTCCTGACCTTTCCGCTAATGGTGGTCCGGGTCAACACGATGGACAATATCGTTGTCTGGCGCTGGGAAAGCCTGGTCTGGGTGGCTTATGAGGCTTTTGTCCTGTCCTACTTCTGGCGTTTTCTCATGCAGAGAAAAGCTGTCAGGGAAAAGGCGTTGGCCGCTAACGACAATTTAGTTGAATTGATTAAAAACGATTCCCTGGTCCAGAATAACTTTATTTTTGTTCTGCTGGTCCTGCTGCAGATCGTGCCGGCGTTTTTTTACTCATTTGTTCTGCCGTGGAGTTATCTGTTCGGTTTCTTTCTGCTTGCTTTCCTGCTCGCCGTTGGTATCCGCAAGTACCAGTATCGCAAGGGGCTGGGTTCTTTTGCCCGTGTCGATGAAGCCGTTTCCGACAAACCGCGCTTGAACTTGCTGGAAAACCACAGTTTCAGGATCCGGGCGCAGCTGGTTATTTTGACGATTTCCCTGATTTTTCCTCTGGTGGTGGATACCTATCAGAGCAATATCATGATTTCGGCGCTGATTTATGTGGTGCTCGGTCTGGGGTTGAATATCAGCGTTGGCCTGGCTGGCCTGCTGGATCTCGGCTACGTGGCTTTTTTCGGGGTCGGGGCATATTCCTATGCCCTGCTCAATCATCATTTTGGTCTGGGGTTCTGGGTGACCCTGCCCATCGGCGGCCTCCTCGGCTGTCTGTTCGGGGTTCTGCTCGGGTTTCCGATCCTGCGCCTGCGTGGTGACTATCTGGCCATCGTGACTCTTGGCTTCGGTATGATCTTCAAAGTGGTCATGGAAAACTGGGATGCGCTCTCCTTCGGACCGAGCGGCATCGCCAACATTGACAAACCAGGTCTGTTCGGCATCGATATGGACCTGGCCGGTTCGACCGTCTACATCTACTACATCATGATCGCTTTGGTGGTGTTTACCATTATCGTCACCAACCGCCTCAAGAACAGCCGGATCGGTCGGGCCTGGATTGCCCTGCGCGAGGACGAGATCGCCTGTGTCGCCATGGGGATCGACATGGCCCGGACCAAGCTGTCAGCCTATGCGTTGGGAGCTTTTTGGGCTGGCATGGTCGGGGTCCTGTTTGCAGCCAAGACAACCTTTATCAACCCCGCCAGCTTTACCTTTATGGAATCGGCGATCATTTTGTCCATCGTTGTGCTTGGCGGGATGGGCTCCATCCTCGGGGTGATTCTGGGTGCGTTTATCCTGATTTTGCTGCCGGAATATCTGCGCGCTTTTTCTGAATACCGGATGCTGGTGTTCGGCGCCTCCATGACCTTGATGATGATCTTCCGGCCGCAGGGGTTGATCAGTAATCTTCGCCAGACTTATCAATACAAAGGTTCGAAGGAAATGAGCGACAATGGCTGA
- a CDS encoding ABC transporter ATP-binding protein, producing the protein MADKKHKLLEVKSLTMDFGGLRAVDSVSLEVHEGEIAALIGPNGAGKTTFFNCVTGIYTPTKGDILLHPKGLPTRRLNGLKPNRVTEMGLARTFQNIRLFPDMTVLENVMIGRHCRTSSGIFRSILRGSGVREEEQQIVESSYQLLEKVGLDRFANEFSKNLPYGAQRRLEIARAMATEPFLLLLDEPAAGMNPHETSELDHLICKISEEDNIAILLIEHDMKLVMNISNPIYVMEYGKKIAEGSPQQIKDNPKVIEAYLGEETDA; encoded by the coding sequence ATGGCTGATAAAAAACATAAACTTCTCGAGGTCAAAAGCCTGACCATGGACTTTGGCGGGCTGCGGGCTGTGGATAGCGTCTCCCTGGAAGTTCACGAAGGGGAAATTGCCGCCCTGATCGGTCCCAACGGCGCCGGCAAAACGACTTTTTTCAACTGCGTCACCGGAATTTATACCCCGACCAAAGGGGATATCCTCCTCCACCCGAAGGGGCTGCCGACGCGCAGGCTGAACGGACTCAAACCGAACAGGGTGACGGAGATGGGGCTGGCGAGAACCTTTCAGAATATTCGCCTGTTCCCCGATATGACCGTGCTGGAGAATGTCATGATCGGCCGTCATTGCCGGACCTCCTCCGGAATTTTTCGTTCCATCCTGCGTGGCAGCGGGGTGCGCGAAGAAGAACAGCAGATTGTGGAATCGAGCTACCAGCTGCTGGAAAAGGTTGGCCTGGATCGGTTTGCCAACGAATTTTCCAAAAATCTTCCTTATGGTGCGCAGCGGCGGCTTGAGATCGCCCGGGCCATGGCTACCGAACCGTTCCTCTTGTTGCTGGATGAACCGGCTGCCGGGATGAACCCCCACGAGACTTCAGAGTTGGATCACCTGATCTGTAAAATCAGCGAAGAAGATAATATTGCGATTCTGTTGATTGAACACGATATGAAGTTGGTCATGAATATCTCCAATCCCATCTATGTCATGGAATACGGCAAGAAGATAGCCGAAGGAAGTCCGCAGCAGATCAAGGATAATCCAAAGGTTATCGAAGCTTATCTGGGAGAAGAGACCGATGCTTAA
- a CDS encoding ABC transporter ATP-binding protein, giving the protein MLKINNIQTYYGNIQALKDVSIEVQEGEIVALIGANGAGKTTTLMSICGITPPRSGEILLDGDPIQNLSAEKIVHKGIIQVPEGRRIFPDLTVQENLEMGAFLRNNKKLIQQDMNYVMTLFPILEKRRNQPGGTLSGGEQQMLAISRALMARPRVLLLDEPSLGLAPLIIKQIFEIIRHINKENNTTIFLVEQNANQALKLAHRGYVMENGRITLVDSAANLLDNEDVKKAYLGM; this is encoded by the coding sequence ATGCTTAAAATCAACAATATTCAGACTTATTACGGCAATATTCAGGCTCTTAAGGATGTTTCCATCGAAGTGCAGGAAGGAGAAATCGTTGCCCTGATCGGTGCCAACGGGGCCGGCAAAACCACCACCCTGATGTCGATCTGTGGCATTACCCCCCCACGTTCCGGGGAAATCCTGTTGGATGGCGATCCGATTCAGAACCTGAGTGCCGAAAAAATCGTCCACAAGGGGATTATTCAGGTTCCGGAAGGGCGGCGGATTTTTCCGGATCTGACCGTGCAGGAGAATCTCGAAATGGGGGCCTTTCTGCGCAACAATAAGAAACTGATCCAGCAGGACATGAACTATGTCATGACCCTGTTTCCGATCCTCGAGAAGCGCCGTAACCAGCCCGGCGGGACCCTGTCCGGCGGCGAGCAGCAGATGTTGGCTATTTCCAGGGCTTTGATGGCGAGACCCCGAGTTCTGCTGTTGGACGAGCCGTCTCTCGGTCTGGCGCCATTGATTATCAAGCAGATTTTTGAAATCATCCGCCACATCAACAAAGAGAACAATACCACGATCTTCCTGGTGGAACAGAATGCCAACCAGGCCTTGAAGCTGGCCCATCGTGGCTATGTCATGGAAAACGGACGGATCACGCTGGTCGACTCGGCTGCCAATCTGCTCGACAATGAAGATGTCAAAAAGGCTTACCTCGGCATGTGA
- a CDS encoding sensor domain-containing diguanylate cyclase, producing MRNLFSTVTKKMIIGYLVIVVFSLSAVGFALFRLHEQTRATEQLVNVEFRMFELVRDLQQNLLAQENIEKQLLILRDPTLKELRLNRSQEFTRLAVALNRPPLSDEVRTLIDLVEKYRLGENQLSDALFWDNWTNAETIANDTTVPLRVQILNYLVEFRQRKQQEINTGLARLSERTGDAFQTTALLTLIGICLSAPVSLTVMLSIHRSVRALKKATQKISAGSFEHQPDLKGGDEFAQLANDFRMMGQKLRELEQLRLDANPLTQLPGNLAIDREIERRITGKEPFSHLYIDLDNFKAYSDRYGYKAGSDVLAMVGNLLKDVVNEFGTGEDLVGHIGGDDYVILTDLISGELLAQQIVKKFEETIPEHYNAKDRAAGNFIGKDRYGIKRTFPLMTISIAVIPSTHYEYPSRLAISQDCARLKEYLKIQEGSNYMLEKRKE from the coding sequence ATGCGGAATTTATTCTCAACCGTGACCAAAAAAATGATCATCGGTTACCTGGTGATCGTTGTTTTTAGCCTTTCAGCAGTCGGTTTTGCTTTGTTCCGTTTGCATGAGCAAACCCGTGCCACTGAGCAACTGGTCAATGTCGAGTTCAGGATGTTTGAACTTGTCCGCGACCTGCAGCAGAACCTCCTCGCCCAGGAAAACATCGAAAAGCAACTACTGATTTTGCGTGACCCAACCCTGAAGGAATTACGGCTGAACCGGAGCCAGGAATTTACCCGCCTGGCCGTTGCTCTCAACCGACCGCCGTTAAGTGACGAAGTCCGCACCCTCATCGATCTGGTTGAAAAATACCGACTGGGTGAAAACCAGCTCTCCGACGCCTTGTTCTGGGACAACTGGACTAACGCAGAGACGATCGCCAATGATACGACGGTTCCGCTGCGGGTGCAGATCCTCAATTATCTGGTGGAATTCAGACAGCGGAAACAACAGGAGATCAATACCGGCCTGGCGCGACTGTCTGAGCGTACCGGGGATGCCTTTCAAACTACGGCGCTGTTGACTCTGATTGGCATCTGTCTGTCTGCGCCGGTTTCGTTGACGGTGATGCTCAGTATCCATCGTTCGGTCAGGGCTCTGAAAAAAGCGACGCAGAAGATCTCGGCTGGCAGTTTCGAGCATCAGCCGGATTTGAAAGGCGGCGATGAATTCGCCCAGCTGGCCAACGATTTCCGGATGATGGGGCAGAAACTGCGTGAGCTTGAGCAGTTGCGCCTGGATGCCAACCCCTTGACCCAATTGCCGGGCAACCTGGCCATCGATCGTGAAATCGAGCGCCGTATTACCGGCAAAGAACCCTTTTCTCATCTCTATATCGATCTGGATAATTTCAAGGCTTACAGTGATCGCTATGGCTATAAGGCCGGCAGTGATGTGCTGGCTATGGTGGGTAACCTGCTCAAGGATGTGGTCAATGAGTTCGGAACCGGGGAGGATCTGGTCGGACACATCGGCGGGGATGATTATGTGATCCTGACCGATTTGATCTCCGGCGAATTGCTGGCGCAGCAAATTGTTAAAAAGTTTGAGGAAACCATCCCTGAGCACTATAATGCCAAAGATCGTGCTGCCGGTAATTTTATTGGCAAGGATCGCTATGGAATTAAGCGGACCTTTCCGCTGATGACTATTTCAATTGCTGTGATTCCTTCGACCCATTATGAGTATCCTTCGCGTCTGGCCATCAGTCAGGATTGTGCCAGATTGAAAGAATATCTGAAAATTCAGGAAGGCAGCAATTATATGCTGGAGAAACGTAAAGAGTGA